From Thermothelomyces thermophilus ATCC 42464 chromosome 6, complete sequence, the proteins below share one genomic window:
- a CDS encoding FAD linked oxidase-like protein has protein sequence MATPERSLAEFIDSLQLPGQQAAELTAELQKDAELVSFLEARAHSGQKSSSNSSTTTTATTTTTTTTTTPATTTGLSAACRVLQTALGSGKVVSADNETEVNATWSATTWQTPACAVLPDSAQGVATTLRTARFFGVPFAVRSGGHSPNPGHSSVASPGILIDLRRLDGIAVGPRAATVTVGPGQRWGAVIEALDPHKVTVIGGRNPTVGVGGLILGGGYFHFSPQFGLAADNVKSFEVVLADGSIVKASACKNSDLFWALKGGGPNFGIVTSFELYTIPVHEVWVEGLAFSPAQVPEVFEAYAAFQKSTTPDIKATVSVVVSLDIVLVALLYTEPAASRPQAFSPFDKLTPLSVILPPTNMTVLQFSQISAGTQPNTASRHDYRAASSKIDAQLYTDVYNIWLERATKVKEATGANQTFTIQTFSKNLVQQGIKKGGNPLGMPLEDFQCWTTLMDWNEAADDAAVRSAAIETTEAWARLGAQRGLAVDYLYLNDASRDQNPLASYGPANVARLKAVAAKYDPDRVFQTLQNGGFLLRDV, from the exons ATGGCAACCCCCGAGAGGAGCCTGGCCGAGTTTATCGACTCACTGCAGCTGCCTGGCCAGCAGGCCGCCGAGCTGACGGCAGAGCTTCAGAAAGATGCCGAACTGGTCTCGTTTCTCGAAGCTCGCGCCCATTCGGGTCAgaagagcagcagcaacagcagcaccaccaccacggcCACGACCACGACCACGACCACGACGACCACTCCCGCTACGACTACAGGTCTTTCCGCCGCTTGTCGCGTTCTTCAGACTGCTCTCGGGTCGGGAAAGGTTGTTAGCGCAGACAATGAGACTGAAGTGAATGCGACCTG GTCGGCAACAACGTGGCAGACACCCGCGTGCGCGGTGCTCCCGGACTCGGCCCAAGGGGTGGCGACGACGCTGCGGACGGCGCGCTTCTTCGGCGTCCCCTTCGCGGTCCGCAGCGGCGGCCACTCGCCCAACCCGGGCCACTCGAGCGTCGCCTCCCCGGGCATCCTCATCGACCTGCGGCGCCTCGACGGGATCGCGGTCGGCCCCCGCGCCGCGACCGTCACCGTCGGGCCCGGCCAGCGCTGGGGCGCCGTCATCGAGGCCCTCGACCCTCACAAGGTCACCGTCATTGGCGGCCGTAACCCCACCGTCGGCGTCGGTGGGCTTATTCTTGGTG GCGGCTATTTTCACTTCTCGCCCCAGTTCGGCCTGGCGGCTGATAACGTAAAATCTTTCGAG GTGGTCCTTGCCGACGGCTCGATCGTGAAGGCATCGGCTTGCAAGAACTCCGACTTGTTCTGGGCCCTGAAGGGAGGGGGTCCCAATTTTG GCATTGTCACCTCCTTCGAGCTGTATACCATTCCCGTACACGAGGTTTGGGTCGAGGGCCTCGCCTTCTCTCCGGCGCAGGTGCCCGAGGTGTTCGAGGCGTACGCCGCTTTCCAAAAGAGTACCACGCCCGACATCAAGGCCACCGTCAGCGTCGTCGTGTCGCTCGACATCGTCCTCGTGGCCCTCCTGTACACGGAGCCTGCAGCGAGCAGGCCCCAGGCCTTCAGCCCCTTTGACAAGCTGACGCCCCTCAGCGTCATATTGCCGCCGACCAATATGACCGTCCTCCAGTTCTCGCAAATCTCGGCAGGAACTCAGCCCAACACTGCTTCGCG CCACGACTACCGAGCCGCCTCCTCCAAGATTGACGCTCAGCTCTACACGGACGTGTACAACATCTGGCTTGAGCGGGCCACCAAGGTGAAGGAGGCCACGGGGGCGAACCAGACCTTTACGATCCAGACCTTCTCCAAGAACCTGGTGCAGCAAGGTATCAAGAAGGGCGGGAACCCGCTCGGGATGCCGCTCGAGGACTTCCAAT GCTGGACGACCCTGATGGACTGGAACGAGGCGGCCGACGACGCGGCGGTGCGCAGCGCGGCGATCGAGACGACCGAGGCGTGGGCGCGCCTGGGCGCCCAGCGCGGCCTCGCCGTCGACTACCTCTACCTCAACGACGCCTCGCGCGACCAGAACCCGCTCGCCTCGTACGGCCCCGCCAACGTTGCCCGCCTCAAGGCCGTCGCGGCCAAGTACGACCCGGACCGCGTCTTCCAGACCCTCCAGAACGGCGGCTTCCTCTTGCGCGACGTGTGa